The following proteins come from a genomic window of Pseudoxanthobacter soli DSM 19599:
- a CDS encoding P-II family nitrogen regulator — translation MKKIEAIIKPFKLDEVKEALQEVGLQGITVTEAKGFGRQKGHTELYRGAEYVVDFLPKVKVEVVLADDTVEKAIEAIRSAAATGRIGDGKIFVSNVEEAVRIRTGETGIDAI, via the coding sequence ATGAAGAAGATCGAAGCGATCATCAAACCCTTCAAGCTCGACGAAGTGAAGGAGGCGCTGCAGGAAGTCGGCCTGCAGGGCATCACCGTCACGGAAGCCAAAGGCTTCGGTCGGCAGAAGGGACATACCGAGCTCTATCGCGGCGCGGAATATGTCGTGGATTTCCTGCCCAAAGTGAAAGTCGAGGTCGTGCTCGCTGACGACACGGTGGAGAAGGCCATAGAGGCCATCCGCAGTGCCGCGGCGACGGGGCGCATCGGCGACGGCAAGATCTTCGTGTCCAACGTTGAGGAGGCGGTTCGCATCCGCACCGGCGAGACGGGGATCGACGCCATCTGA